In a genomic window of Streptomyces puniciscabiei:
- a CDS encoding zinc-dependent alcohol dehydrogenase encodes MKAVTWQGRRDVRVEDVPDPRIEEPTDAVIRITSTGLCGSDLHLYEVLTPFMTPGDILGHEPMGIVEEVGPGVPDLRAGDRVVVPFQIACGNCWMCLTGLPTQCETTQVTGEGMGAALFGYTRLYGAVPGAQAEYLRVPQAQFGPMKVPEGPPDDRFVYLSDVLPTAWQAVEYAAVPPGGTLAVLGLGPIGDMACRIAKARGAERVFGIDLVPERLARADRDGVETYDLRAFDDEKALVHAIHDATGGRGPDAVIDAVGTEAHGSAAAKLAQTATGLLPRKLSAPLAERFSIDRLGALYMAIDLVRRGGTISLSGVYGGTADPMPMLTLFDKQIQLRMGQANVRRWSDEIMPYLTDEDPLGVDDFATHRLPLDEAPHAYDMFQHKQDGAIKVLMQP; translated from the coding sequence ATGAAGGCAGTCACCTGGCAGGGCAGGCGGGACGTCCGGGTCGAGGACGTGCCCGACCCGCGGATAGAAGAGCCCACCGACGCCGTCATCCGCATCACGTCCACCGGACTGTGCGGCTCGGACCTGCACCTGTACGAGGTGCTCACCCCGTTCATGACACCGGGTGACATCCTCGGGCACGAGCCGATGGGCATCGTCGAGGAGGTCGGCCCCGGAGTGCCGGACCTCAGGGCCGGGGACCGGGTCGTGGTGCCGTTCCAGATCGCCTGCGGCAACTGCTGGATGTGCCTGACCGGGCTGCCGACCCAGTGCGAGACCACCCAGGTCACCGGCGAGGGAATGGGCGCCGCCCTGTTCGGCTACACGCGCCTGTACGGCGCCGTCCCCGGCGCCCAGGCCGAGTATCTGCGGGTGCCGCAGGCGCAGTTCGGGCCGATGAAGGTGCCCGAGGGCCCGCCGGACGACCGCTTCGTCTACCTCTCCGACGTCCTGCCCACCGCCTGGCAGGCCGTCGAGTACGCCGCCGTCCCGCCCGGCGGCACCCTCGCCGTCCTGGGCCTCGGCCCGATCGGCGACATGGCCTGCCGGATCGCCAAGGCGCGCGGCGCCGAGCGCGTGTTCGGCATCGACCTGGTGCCGGAACGGCTCGCGCGTGCCGACCGGGACGGCGTGGAGACCTACGACCTGAGGGCCTTCGACGACGAGAAGGCGCTGGTCCACGCGATCCACGACGCGACCGGCGGCCGGGGCCCGGACGCCGTGATCGACGCCGTCGGCACCGAGGCCCACGGCAGCGCCGCCGCCAAGCTCGCACAGACGGCCACCGGGCTGCTGCCCCGCAAGCTCAGCGCACCCCTCGCGGAACGCTTCAGCATCGACCGGCTCGGAGCCCTGTACATGGCGATCGACCTGGTACGGCGCGGCGGCACCATCTCGCTGAGCGGCGTCTACGGCGGCACCGCCGACCCGATGCCGATGCTCACCCTGTTCGACAAGCAGATCCAGCTGCGCATGGGCCAGGCCAACGTCCGCCGCTGGAGCGACGAGATCATGCCCTACCTCACCGACGAGGACCCGCTCGGCGTCGACGACTTCGCCACCCACCGGCTGCCGCTCGACGAGGCACCGCACGCCTACGACATGTTCCAGCACAAGCAGGACGGCGCCATCAAGGTCCTCATGCAGCCGTAG